A part of Misgurnus anguillicaudatus chromosome 6, ASM2758022v2, whole genome shotgun sequence genomic DNA contains:
- the slc25a3b gene encoding solute carrier family 25 member 3b isoform X2: MYPTTLTQLARANPFSAPLFTLQKVEEPQPHTTGQKRSLAAAAVSEGDSCEFGSQKYFLLCGFGGILSCGTTHTAVVPLDLVKCRLQVDPAKYQSIFKGFSVTIKEDGMRGLAKGWAPTFFGYSMQGLCKFGFYEVFKIFYGDLLGEENAYLWRTSLYLAASASAEFFADIALAPMEACKVRIQTQPGYANTLRECAPKMYAEEGLWAFYKGVVPLWMRQIPYTMMKFACFERTVELLYKYVVPKPRSECSKPEQLVVTFVAGYIAGVFCAIVSHPADSVVSVLNKEKGSTAMQVLKKLGPKGVWKGLVARIIMIGTLTALQWFIYDSVKVYFRLPRPPPPEMPESLKKKLGLTE; the protein is encoded by the exons ATGTACCCGACCACATTAACCCAGCTCGCCCGGGCGAACCCATTCAGCGCCCCGCTATTCACACTGCAGAAAGTCGAGGAGCCCCAGCCACACACTACCGGACAGAAACGTAGCCTCGCAGCCGCTGCTGTATCTG AGGGAGACAGCTGTGAGTTTGGCTCACAGAAATACTTCCTTCTCTGTGGTTTTGGTGGAATTCTCAGCTGTGGCACCACACACACGGCCGTGGTTCCCCTCGACCTGGTCAAGTGCCGATTGCag GTTGACCCAGCTAAATACCAGAGCATCTTCAAAGGATTCTCAGTCACAATCAAAGAGGATGGCATGCGTGGCTTGGCCAAAGGTTGGGCACCCACCTTCTTTGGATACTCCATGCAGGGGCTCTGCAAGTTTGGTTTCTATGAGGTGTTCAAGATCTTCTATGGAGACCTTCTAGGAGAGGAGA ATGCTTACTTGTGGAGAACATCCCTTTATCTGGCTGCCTCTGCCAGCGCTGAGTTCTTTGCGGATATCGCTCTGGCTCCTATGGAGGCGTGTAAAGTGCGTATCCAGACTCAGCCCGGCTACGCCAACACTTTGAGAGAATGCGCCCCCAAGATGTACGCCGAGGAGGGACTCTGGGC GTTCTACAAAGGTGTGGTTCCCCTGTGGATGAGACAGATCCCCTACACCATGATGAAGTTTGCCTGCTTCGAGCGAACCGTTGAGCTGCTTTACAAATACGTGGTGCCCAAACCCCGCAGCGAATGCTCCAAACCCGAACAGCTGGTCGTCACTTTTGTTGCCGGTTACATCG CTGGTGTGTTCTGTGCTATTGTGTCTCACCCTGCTGACTCCGTCGTATCCGTGTTGAACAAAGAGAAGGGAAGCACAGCAATGCAAGTGCTCAAGAAACTCGGACCTAAAG GTGTTTGGAAGGGTCTGGTCGCCCGTATTATCATGATCGGTACCTTGACTGCCCTGCAGTGGTTCATCTACGACTCAGTGAAGGTCTACTTCCGTCTGCCCCGCCCACCTCCACCCGAGATGCCAGAGTCCCTCAAGAAGAAGCTCGGCCTCACAGAGTAA
- the slc25a3b gene encoding solute carrier family 25 member 3b isoform X1, with protein sequence MYPTTLTQLARANPFSAPLFTLQKVEEPQPHTTGQKRSLAAAAVSDSGDSCEFGSLKYYALCGFGGILSCGLTHTAVVPLDLVKCRLQVDPAKYQSIFKGFSVTIKEDGMRGLAKGWAPTFFGYSMQGLCKFGFYEVFKIFYGDLLGEENAYLWRTSLYLAASASAEFFADIALAPMEACKVRIQTQPGYANTLRECAPKMYAEEGLWAFYKGVVPLWMRQIPYTMMKFACFERTVELLYKYVVPKPRSECSKPEQLVVTFVAGYIAGVFCAIVSHPADSVVSVLNKEKGSTAMQVLKKLGPKGVWKGLVARIIMIGTLTALQWFIYDSVKVYFRLPRPPPPEMPESLKKKLGLTE encoded by the exons ATGTACCCGACCACATTAACCCAGCTCGCCCGGGCGAACCCATTCAGCGCCCCGCTATTCACACTGCAGAAAGTCGAGGAGCCCCAGCCACACACTACCGGACAGAAACGTAGCCTCGCAGCCGCTGCTGTATCTG ACTCAGGCGATAGCTGTGAGTTCGGCTCATTGAAATACTACGCCCTCTGTGGTTTTGGGGGCATCTTGAGTTGTGGTCTTACTCACACGGCTGTCGTACCACTCGACCTGGTGAAGTGCCGTCTTCAG GTTGACCCAGCTAAATACCAGAGCATCTTCAAAGGATTCTCAGTCACAATCAAAGAGGATGGCATGCGTGGCTTGGCCAAAGGTTGGGCACCCACCTTCTTTGGATACTCCATGCAGGGGCTCTGCAAGTTTGGTTTCTATGAGGTGTTCAAGATCTTCTATGGAGACCTTCTAGGAGAGGAGA ATGCTTACTTGTGGAGAACATCCCTTTATCTGGCTGCCTCTGCCAGCGCTGAGTTCTTTGCGGATATCGCTCTGGCTCCTATGGAGGCGTGTAAAGTGCGTATCCAGACTCAGCCCGGCTACGCCAACACTTTGAGAGAATGCGCCCCCAAGATGTACGCCGAGGAGGGACTCTGGGC GTTCTACAAAGGTGTGGTTCCCCTGTGGATGAGACAGATCCCCTACACCATGATGAAGTTTGCCTGCTTCGAGCGAACCGTTGAGCTGCTTTACAAATACGTGGTGCCCAAACCCCGCAGCGAATGCTCCAAACCCGAACAGCTGGTCGTCACTTTTGTTGCCGGTTACATCG CTGGTGTGTTCTGTGCTATTGTGTCTCACCCTGCTGACTCCGTCGTATCCGTGTTGAACAAAGAGAAGGGAAGCACAGCAATGCAAGTGCTCAAGAAACTCGGACCTAAAG GTGTTTGGAAGGGTCTGGTCGCCCGTATTATCATGATCGGTACCTTGACTGCCCTGCAGTGGTTCATCTACGACTCAGTGAAGGTCTACTTCCGTCTGCCCCGCCCACCTCCACCCGAGATGCCAGAGTCCCTCAAGAAGAAGCTCGGCCTCACAGAGTAA